In Hoeflea ulvae, one genomic interval encodes:
- a CDS encoding SDR family oxidoreductase: MSRVLVTGAAGAVGQVLLEELAASGCETLATDVRRPQALPEGMAFETLDVRGDDAARLVEAFEPEVIIHLASIVSPTRGMTRAFAHDVDVQGTRNVLEAAIIHGVRRLVVTSSGAAYGYHADNPVPLRETDALRGNPEFAYSDHKRQVEEMLAQARETHPDVEQVVLRVGTVLGAGLENQITELFHRPKLIAVRGADSPFVFIWTRDLARILSRAATDGPAGIFNVCGDGAMSVEELAAALGKPVMALPAWLLKSALAVAKPLGVSRYGPEQVRFLQYRPVLDNTALKTVFGYQPELTSAETFDLWKKAAGL, encoded by the coding sequence ATGAGCCGGGTTCTGGTGACAGGGGCTGCGGGTGCTGTCGGGCAGGTGCTGCTTGAAGAGCTCGCGGCATCGGGCTGCGAAACGCTGGCGACCGATGTGCGGCGGCCGCAAGCGCTGCCCGAGGGCATGGCCTTTGAAACGCTTGACGTGCGCGGCGACGATGCGGCCCGCCTGGTGGAAGCGTTTGAGCCGGAGGTGATCATCCATCTGGCCTCGATCGTCTCGCCGACGCGCGGCATGACGCGGGCATTCGCCCATGATGTCGATGTCCAGGGCACCCGCAATGTGCTTGAGGCGGCAATCATTCACGGGGTCCGGCGGCTGGTGGTGACATCGTCCGGGGCGGCCTATGGCTACCATGCCGACAATCCGGTGCCGCTGCGTGAGACCGACGCGCTGCGCGGAAACCCGGAATTTGCCTATTCCGACCACAAGCGGCAGGTCGAGGAGATGCTGGCACAGGCGCGGGAGACCCATCCGGATGTCGAGCAGGTGGTGCTGCGTGTCGGCACCGTGCTCGGCGCCGGACTGGAAAACCAGATCACCGAACTGTTTCACCGTCCCAAGCTGATCGCGGTTCGCGGCGCGGACAGCCCCTTCGTGTTCATCTGGACCCGGGATCTGGCGCGGATCCTGTCGCGGGCCGCCACGGACGGGCCGGCCGGCATCTTCAATGTCTGCGGCGATGGTGCGATGTCGGTGGAGGAGCTTGCTGCGGCACTCGGAAAACCGGTGATGGCGCTGCCGGCCTGGCTGCTTAAATCAGCGCTTGCCGTGGCCAAGCCGCTGGGCGTGTCGCGCTATGGCCCGGAACAGGTGCGGTTCTTGCAGTATCGCCCGGTGCTCGACAACACGGCGCTGAAGACCGTGTTCGGATACCAGCCGGAGCTGACCAGCGCCGAGACCTTTGATCTGTGGAAGAAGGCGGCGGGATTGTGA
- a CDS encoding bile acid:sodium symporter family protein — translation MTDIDAVRLNFSPESLTLLNAILAIVMFSIALDLRPSDFRALLRAPKALLTGMVSQFLVLPALTYLMLLVTTPQPSIALGLILVAACPGGNISNFITHRAGGNSALSVSMTGVATLSAILLTPLNVAFWGNLYEPTRALLRETTLDPVSIAITVFFMLVLPLILGILLNVRKPGLAARIRKPMQGLSMAIFIGFIVLALAANWSFFLAYVAAVAGLVVLHNGLALSGGYLTATLMRLSDYDRRAITIETGIQNSGLGLVLIFAFFGGLGGMAVAAAFWGIWHAISGLALASLWSRSEAKR, via the coding sequence ATGACCGATATCGATGCCGTGCGGCTGAATTTCAGCCCGGAAAGCCTGACCCTGCTCAATGCGATCCTGGCGATCGTGATGTTCTCGATCGCGCTGGATCTGCGGCCGTCGGACTTCCGCGCCCTGCTGCGGGCGCCGAAAGCGCTGTTGACCGGGATGGTGTCGCAGTTCCTGGTGCTGCCGGCGCTGACCTATCTGATGTTATTGGTCACCACTCCGCAGCCGTCGATTGCGCTGGGGCTGATCCTGGTGGCGGCCTGTCCGGGCGGCAATATTTCCAATTTCATCACCCATCGCGCCGGCGGCAATTCGGCGCTTTCGGTCTCGATGACCGGAGTTGCGACGCTGTCGGCGATCCTGCTCACGCCGCTCAATGTGGCGTTCTGGGGCAATCTCTATGAGCCGACGCGGGCGCTGCTGCGGGAGACGACGCTAGATCCGGTGTCGATCGCAATCACCGTGTTCTTCATGCTGGTGCTGCCGCTGATCCTCGGGATCCTGCTCAATGTGCGAAAGCCTGGGCTGGCGGCGCGCATCCGCAAGCCGATGCAAGGACTGTCGATGGCGATCTTCATCGGCTTCATCGTGCTGGCGCTGGCCGCCAACTGGAGCTTTTTCCTGGCCTATGTGGCCGCCGTTGCCGGGCTGGTCGTGCTGCACAATGGGCTGGCGCTGTCGGGCGGTTATCTGACGGCCACGCTGATGCGGCTGTCGGACTATGACCGCCGCGCCATCACCATCGAGACCGGTATTCAGAATTCCGGCCTTGGCCTGGTGCTGATCTTCGCCTTTTTCGGCGGGCTTGGCGGCATGGCGGTGGCGGCAGCCTTCTGGGGCATCTGGCATGCGATATCCGGACTGGCGCTGGCCAGCCTCTGGTCACGCAGCGAGGCAAAACGATGA
- a CDS encoding flavin-containing monooxygenase: MGTQLTPAGTDEAASQNGRSRYALIGSGPMGLAMAKTLIEQGIAFQGFELHSDVGGLWDIDGPKSTMYETAHLISSKKMTEFADFPMEDRVAEYPSHRELKSYFQKFADHYGIRNHFLFGTEVVSATPLGKTGEGWRLVWRDAEGQEHAGEFAGLLIANGTLSEPNMPEFKGDFAGELIHSSAYRDPEIFKGKRVLIIGAGNSGCDIAVDAIHHGKSCDISMRRGYYFVPKYVFGRPADTMGGAIKLPMWLKRRVDGMILKWFTGDPAKYGFPKPDYALYESHPVVNSLILFHAGHGDITVKPDIDRFDGHTVHFKDGSQADYDLILAATGYHLHYPFIDQALLNWQGAAPHLFLNCLHPERDDLFVLGMVEASGLGWQGRHEQAEMVARYIAGLKKGVMAAKALKEEKAAGFTRATGGMHYIDLPRMAYYVDKATYRTAVTSWIAALKGNGK; encoded by the coding sequence TTGGGCACGCAACTGACACCGGCAGGCACAGATGAGGCCGCAAGCCAGAACGGACGCTCGCGCTATGCGCTGATCGGCTCCGGGCCGATGGGGCTGGCCATGGCCAAGACGCTGATCGAGCAGGGCATTGCCTTTCAAGGTTTTGAGCTGCATTCCGATGTTGGCGGGCTGTGGGATATCGACGGTCCGAAATCGACCATGTACGAGACCGCGCACCTGATTTCGTCGAAGAAGATGACCGAGTTCGCGGATTTTCCCATGGAAGACCGGGTGGCGGAATATCCCTCGCACCGCGAGCTGAAGTCCTACTTTCAGAAATTTGCCGATCACTATGGAATAAGGAATCATTTCCTGTTTGGCACGGAGGTGGTTTCCGCCACCCCGCTGGGCAAGACCGGCGAGGGCTGGCGCCTGGTCTGGCGCGATGCAGAGGGCCAGGAGCATGCGGGCGAATTTGCCGGGCTGCTGATTGCCAATGGCACCCTGTCCGAGCCGAACATGCCGGAGTTCAAGGGAGATTTCGCCGGAGAGCTGATTCATTCCAGCGCCTATCGCGATCCCGAAATCTTCAAGGGCAAGCGGGTGCTGATCATCGGGGCGGGCAATTCGGGCTGCGACATTGCCGTCGATGCGATCCATCACGGCAAGAGCTGCGATATCTCGATGCGGCGCGGCTATTACTTCGTGCCCAAATATGTCTTCGGCCGGCCTGCCGACACGATGGGCGGGGCGATCAAGCTGCCGATGTGGCTCAAGCGCCGCGTCGACGGCATGATTTTGAAATGGTTCACCGGCGATCCGGCGAAATACGGATTTCCGAAGCCGGATTACGCGCTTTACGAATCCCACCCGGTGGTCAATTCGCTGATCCTGTTTCATGCCGGTCATGGCGACATCACGGTGAAGCCCGACATCGATCGCTTTGACGGCCATACGGTGCATTTCAAGGATGGCAGCCAAGCCGATTACGATCTGATCCTGGCGGCCACCGGCTATCATCTGCATTATCCGTTCATCGACCAGGCGCTTTTGAATTGGCAGGGCGCTGCGCCGCATCTGTTTCTCAATTGTCTTCATCCCGAGCGCGACGATCTCTTCGTGCTGGGCATGGTCGAGGCCTCGGGGCTGGGCTGGCAGGGGCGGCATGAGCAGGCCGAGATGGTGGCGCGCTACATAGCAGGGCTGAAAAAGGGCGTAATGGCCGCCAAGGCGCTGAAGGAGGAAAAGGCCGCCGGCTTCACCCGGGCGACCGGCGGGATGCATTATATCGACCTGCCGCGCATGGCCTATTATGTCGACAAGGCGACCTACCGCACCGCCGTGACCAGCTGGATCGCGGCTCTCAAGGGGAATGGCAAATGA
- a CDS encoding TetR/AcrR family transcriptional regulator, which yields MSEISDPPDRPRRRAISQRALATSLRILDAAEILFAERGYDGASVRDIAASAGAQLASISFHHGGKEALFERVVERRASELSQLRLDALAARKASGEPLTLDAVLSAFLRPYLEKAGAGDPQWLAYARLVAIVSADARWHAISERCFDPTAGVFIREIAKLFPDADPAAIAVAFVFSVSAMLSLSTSTWRIEALSAPSGQQAAEHRLADDLVRFCEAGMRAAING from the coding sequence ATGAGCGAAATTTCAGATCCCCCCGATCGGCCCCGCCGTCGCGCCATCTCGCAGCGGGCGCTGGCCACCAGCCTGCGCATTCTCGATGCGGCCGAAATCCTGTTTGCCGAGCGCGGCTATGACGGCGCCTCGGTGCGCGACATCGCCGCCAGCGCCGGCGCGCAGCTGGCCTCGATCAGCTTTCACCATGGCGGCAAGGAAGCTTTGTTCGAGCGCGTTGTCGAGCGTCGGGCATCGGAACTCTCCCAATTGCGGCTCGATGCCCTGGCTGCGCGCAAGGCCAGCGGTGAGCCGCTGACGCTCGACGCCGTGCTGTCGGCCTTTCTGCGCCCCTATCTCGAAAAGGCCGGCGCCGGCGATCCGCAATGGCTGGCCTATGCAAGGCTGGTGGCCATCGTCTCGGCGGATGCCCGCTGGCATGCGATCTCGGAACGCTGCTTCGACCCCACTGCAGGGGTGTTCATCCGCGAAATCGCAAAACTGTTTCCCGATGCCGATCCGGCCGCCATCGCCGTCGCCTTCGTCTTTTCGGTTTCAGCCATGCTGTCGCTGTCGACCTCGACCTGGCGCATCGAGGCGCTGTCGGCGCCGTCGGGTCAGCAGGCTGCAGAGCATCGTCTTGCCGATGATCTGGTCCGCTTCTGCGAAGCCGGCATGCGCGCCGCGATCAACGGCTGA
- a CDS encoding transcriptional regulator GcvA, with protein MRRLPPLKSLQAFEASARWLSFTKAAEELFVTPAAISQQIKQLEAYLGIPLFHRMTRAVQLTEEARTVLPLVTEGFDRLAEAVERLALEEETGLLTVSSAPTFAIKWLVHQLTDFSNRYPDIDVRLDASLETRDFQRDGIDVSIRLGMGDYPGLHVSRIFGEEVSPVCSPKLIKGAKPLVSLEDLRNHRLLHVEWGALTLQSPDWRMWAKAAGLEDIDVKRGPRFTVESMAIEAAINGDGVALVSHSAVVEDLKAGRLVRPFNLAVQSDIGYWLVCPHSHMRRAKVRVFCEWLLAEAARDTTGAVPALP; from the coding sequence ATGCGCCGCCTGCCTCCGCTCAAGTCACTGCAGGCCTTTGAGGCATCGGCCAGATGGTTGAGTTTTACTAAGGCTGCCGAGGAGCTGTTTGTCACCCCGGCCGCCATCAGCCAGCAAATCAAGCAGCTGGAAGCCTATCTCGGCATTCCGCTGTTTCACCGGATGACCAGAGCGGTCCAGCTGACCGAGGAAGCCCGGACCGTGCTTCCCCTGGTGACCGAAGGTTTTGACAGGCTTGCCGAGGCGGTGGAACGGCTGGCTCTCGAGGAGGAGACCGGCCTGCTGACGGTGAGCAGTGCGCCGACCTTCGCAATCAAATGGCTGGTTCATCAGCTCACGGATTTTTCCAACCGCTATCCCGATATCGATGTGCGGCTCGACGCCTCGCTGGAGACCCGCGACTTCCAGCGTGACGGCATCGATGTCAGCATTCGCTTGGGAATGGGAGATTATCCCGGGCTTCACGTCTCCCGGATCTTTGGCGAAGAAGTCAGCCCGGTGTGCAGCCCGAAGCTGATCAAGGGTGCAAAGCCGCTGGTTTCGCTCGAGGATCTGCGGAACCACCGGCTGCTGCATGTCGAATGGGGAGCGCTGACGCTGCAATCACCCGATTGGCGGATGTGGGCCAAGGCGGCCGGGCTTGAAGACATCGATGTCAAGCGGGGGCCACGGTTCACGGTTGAAAGCATGGCGATCGAAGCTGCGATCAACGGCGATGGCGTGGCCCTGGTCAGCCATTCCGCGGTGGTCGAGGATCTGAAGGCGGGTCGGCTGGTCAGGCCGTTCAATCTCGCCGTGCAGAGCGATATCGGCTACTGGCTTGTCTGCCCGCACAGCCACATGCGGCGGGCCAAGGTCAGGGTATTTTGCGAATGGCTGCTGGCCGAGGCGGCCAGGGACACGACCGGAGCGGTGCCGGCTCTGCCATAA
- a CDS encoding DUF3422 family protein — protein MGRFSFPMAAGRAEALGEIHARPFALVGKSRVIFQLAFLTEGGAVVDHAVLAELARARGVAVPGRDTAHFSMGWGQGTLRWERHTEFSTYFWDAPAPDRFGDSIDTHPFGDQFAAPGSMISGIRLEVRADSAETQAAMDRFDPTSLCLSEVKGGQAMIATDFRQDGDGLTRILVIDKGMTDAGRGAVVQRLLDIETYRTLATMGLSLARSLSPEMRRIEDSLTKITQAMKTGARDNADSLLSDITGLAAELEASAALSLYRFGASRAYYNIVRERIAALDEIQQPGFETIGAFLEKRLAPAMRTCQSIEERQANLSRKLSRATTLLRSWIDVALAQQNSALLSSMNRRVKLQLRMQQTVEGLSVAAISYYIVGLFGYLAKPLDGFGLPIKSGLASALFVPVAIGFTWMVVRSIRKQHDAEDQTGE, from the coding sequence ATGGGCCGATTTTCATTTCCGATGGCGGCAGGCCGGGCCGAGGCGCTGGGCGAGATTCATGCGCGGCCATTCGCGCTGGTGGGCAAGTCGCGGGTGATCTTTCAGCTGGCATTCCTGACCGAAGGCGGCGCGGTGGTCGATCATGCGGTGCTGGCAGAACTGGCGCGCGCCCGCGGTGTGGCCGTGCCCGGCCGTGATACGGCGCATTTTTCCATGGGCTGGGGGCAGGGCACGCTGCGCTGGGAGCGGCATACGGAATTTTCCACCTATTTCTGGGATGCGCCGGCGCCCGACCGGTTTGGCGACAGTATCGACACCCATCCATTCGGCGACCAGTTCGCAGCACCGGGCAGCATGATTTCCGGGATCCGGCTCGAGGTGCGGGCGGATTCGGCCGAGACGCAAGCCGCGATGGACAGGTTTGATCCGACCAGCCTGTGCCTGAGCGAGGTCAAGGGCGGACAGGCGATGATCGCCACGGATTTCCGCCAGGACGGCGACGGGCTGACCCGCATTCTGGTGATCGACAAGGGCATGACCGATGCCGGCCGCGGCGCGGTGGTACAGCGGCTTCTGGACATCGAGACCTACCGGACGCTGGCGACGATGGGATTGTCGCTGGCCCGGTCGCTGTCGCCGGAGATGCGGCGGATCGAGGACAGCCTGACAAAGATCACCCAGGCGATGAAGACCGGCGCCCGCGACAATGCCGACTCATTGCTCTCCGACATCACCGGGCTTGCCGCCGAACTGGAGGCAAGCGCTGCGCTCAGTCTCTACCGGTTCGGAGCGAGCCGCGCCTATTACAACATCGTGCGCGAGCGGATCGCCGCTCTGGATGAAATCCAGCAGCCGGGATTCGAGACCATCGGGGCATTCCTGGAAAAGCGGCTGGCACCGGCGATGCGCACTTGCCAGTCGATCGAGGAGCGTCAAGCCAACCTGTCGCGCAAGCTGTCCCGCGCCACCACGCTGTTGCGCAGCTGGATCGATGTCGCCTTGGCGCAGCAGAACAGCGCGCTGTTGAGTTCGATGAACCGCCGGGTCAAGCTGCAGTTGCGCATGCAGCAGACCGTGGAAGGGCTCTCGGTCGCCGCCATTTCCTATTACATTGTCGGCCTGTTCGGCTATCTGGCCAAGCCGCTGGACGGGTTCGGACTGCCGATCAAGTCCGGCCTGGCCTCGGCGCTGTTCGTGCCGGTTGCCATCGGATTTACCTGGATGGTGGTGCGCTCGATCCGCAAGCAGCATGACGCCGAGGACCAGACCGGCGAGTAG
- a CDS encoding type II toxin-antitoxin system HicB family antitoxin: MNTMTHRGYHARIEYDGDDELFFGRITGIQDVVGFHGDTVAELKAAFHDAVDDYIDACARIGKDPQKPYSGKVMFRVDPETHRAAAIAADLAGKSLNQWAEEVLARAAGQDNDAQVRKAS; the protein is encoded by the coding sequence ATGAACACGATGACCCACAGGGGCTATCATGCCCGCATCGAGTATGATGGCGATGATGAGCTGTTCTTCGGCCGGATTACCGGAATTCAGGATGTCGTCGGCTTTCACGGCGACACGGTGGCCGAACTCAAGGCAGCCTTTCACGATGCCGTGGACGACTATATCGACGCATGCGCGAGGATCGGCAAGGATCCGCAAAAGCCCTATTCCGGGAAGGTCATGTTCCGGGTAGATCCCGAAACACACCGCGCAGCGGCCATCGCTGCCGATCTTGCCGGCAAGAGTCTCAATCAATGGGCGGAAGAGGTGTTGGCGCGGGCCGCCGGGCAGGACAATGACGCTCAAGTTCGCAAGGCGTCGTGA
- a CDS encoding type II toxin-antitoxin system HicA family toxin, with protein sequence MNSKQRKTLAAIFKNPVSGTIAWTDIEAVLVAAGARIVEGRGSRVRFEKDGVVASFHRPHPEKEAKRYQVRDARAFLEMIGVKR encoded by the coding sequence ATGAATAGCAAGCAAAGAAAGACCCTTGCTGCAATTTTTAAAAACCCGGTTTCCGGCACCATCGCCTGGACCGATATCGAAGCAGTGCTGGTGGCTGCCGGTGCAAGGATCGTTGAGGGGCGAGGTTCGCGGGTTCGGTTTGAAAAGGACGGGGTCGTCGCCTCGTTTCACCGGCCGCATCCGGAAAAGGAAGCCAAGCGGTATCAGGTGCGGGACGCACGCGCCTTTCTGGAGATGATTGGAGTGAAGCGATGA